The genomic window AACTCTGATTTCATAAAGCTTTGTTCCTTTAAGCTTCTTAAAAAAAGAAACAGGTATTTGTTCGCTCTCTTGTACCAATCTAAATACGGCTAGTATCTTTATCTGTGTAAGATCATTCCTGGAATCTAAAAATTGTTCCAACGGGCATTTTCCAGTATTTGTACGATAAAGACTATTTCTCTTCGCATAGAATGT from Oceanispirochaeta sp. includes these protein-coding regions:
- a CDS encoding type II toxin-antitoxin system RelE/ParE family toxin, which encodes MFTIVLTFYAKRNSLYRTNTGKCPLEQFLDSRNDLTQIKILAVFRLVQESEQIPVSFFKKLKGTKLYEIRVEWQSNIYRFPCFFHKDGLVVLTHGFVKKTPKTPKNEITKAENYRRDYQRRNG